CGATGAAGCGGGAGCGACTTACATCTTGGCCGAGGCTTGTTCGTATACCGGCCTCGGCGCTGCCATTATGAACCGGCTTATGAAAGCCGCCGGTGGTTCCGTCATTGACGCCGGATAGTCACGGCGCCCTCTAGCATTGTTTCTTCTACTGCGAACACCTTAAGAAGTCATGATTACCCCCTTGTCCGCATATCGTTGTTGTACAAGATATTTCCGACTTGGGGGGTTAAGCATGGGCATAGGAGATGTATATGCCGATTGGGGGCAGACGGTGACCATTGCTATAATGGCGATTGCATTAGGAATGGATGCTTTTTCACTGGGTGTAGGAATCGGGATGAAGGGTATTCGTCTGTTGCATGTTCTACAGATGAGTGTGCTCATTGCTTTTTTTCATATGCTAATGCCTCTTCTAGGTTTATTGACGGGAAGTTATGTCGGGCAATTGCTAGGTCAAGTTACGACTTATGCAGCTGGAGGGCTTCTTGTGCTGTTAGGTGGACATATGGTGTATAACTCCTTTCGTTCGGAAGTGGTAAGTACACGGGCTATGAATCATCGAACCTTATGGGGAATGCTGCTTCTATCACTGAGTGTAAGTGTGGACTCTTTTTCCGTTGGGGTATCCTTAGGGATGTTTGTGAATGGCGTGCTTCTGACCATACTAGCTTTTGGTGCTTGTGGAGGTCTGATGTCGATTATCGGCTTACTTCTTGGACGGCATGTCAGCCGTGGGCTCGGGGATTATGGGGAAGCGCTGGGCGGGGCTATTTTATTGGGGTTTGGCTTGCTATTCATCTTTTGATACAATAACGACATTACAATATTTTTAATTTCATGGGGGTGCAAAAGCATGCTACATATTTTATTCGTCTGCACCGGTAATACATGCCGTAGTCCTATGGCTGAGGGGCTTTTGCGAAAGCTCGCGAAGGAACGTGGAATTGATCTGGAAGTGCGGTCTGCAGGTGTATCCGCCATTTCTGGTACTTCTATATCGAGACATGCTGCAGCTATATTGCAGGATGAAGGTATTCATGATCATTTGGAATCGTCGCAATTAACGGGGCAATCCGTCGGTTGGGCCGATCTTGTACTGACTTTGACTAGTGGACATAAGCAGCGTTTGCTACAGTATTTTCCGGAAGCCGTAACGAAAACATATACATTGAAGGAATATGTGCATAACGAAGAAGCTGTGACTGAGGATATTAAGGAATTGGACAGCCTTTACGCAGATGCTGAGTTAAGCATAGCTCTTGGCGGTGAACCCAACGCAACGGATCTACAGCGAATAATTGAAATCCGTCAGCGTATTCCGAGCTTTGATATTTCCGATCCATTTGGGGGCACGCGTGAAGACTATGAGCTTACTGCTGCTGAGATTCGCACCGCGCTGTTTAGCTTACTAGATAAACTGGAATCTATGC
This window of the Paenibacillus sp. FSL R10-2734 genome carries:
- a CDS encoding low molecular weight protein arginine phosphatase — encoded protein: MLHILFVCTGNTCRSPMAEGLLRKLAKERGIDLEVRSAGVSAISGTSISRHAAAILQDEGIHDHLESSQLTGQSVGWADLVLTLTSGHKQRLLQYFPEAVTKTYTLKEYVHNEEAVTEDIKELDSLYADAELSIALGGEPNATDLQRIIEIRQRIPSFDISDPFGGTREDYELTAAEIRTALFSLLDKLESMRHL
- a CDS encoding manganese efflux pump encodes the protein MGIGDVYADWGQTVTIAIMAIALGMDAFSLGVGIGMKGIRLLHVLQMSVLIAFFHMLMPLLGLLTGSYVGQLLGQVTTYAAGGLLVLLGGHMVYNSFRSEVVSTRAMNHRTLWGMLLLSLSVSVDSFSVGVSLGMFVNGVLLTILAFGACGGLMSIIGLLLGRHVSRGLGDYGEALGGAILLGFGLLFIF